The region GCAGGTGTTAAGATAGTATTACATTCTGTCACTCAAAGAGGTTTAAAACTCACCCAATATGCCGATCAGATCTGTCATAGGCTCTATAACAGTGCCTCCATACACCCCTGAGTGTAGGTCCTGTTTTGGGCCCTCTACCTACCAAACATACAAAGTCAGCATGGCTATTCATTAACTATCTTGAAAAAGTAACGTCCCACAGATTGGAAATGCCCCCAGCCCATCCTACCTCAGCAAAGAAGTAGCAGTTCCCCCTGGTCCCGTAGGTGAGGGCGGGGCGTCGGCTCAGCCAACCACAGTCTGAGATGATGATGTAATCGACGTCGGAGAAGAACGTGTCTCTCTGCGCCACGATCATGGCGTCCAGGCCATTGGACCCGGTCTCCTCCATCCCTTCGATGATGAACTTCACATTGACTGGCAGGTCCTGCATGGGGAGAGGgcagggggtggagaggaggaggagggaaaaaattataattattataacaAAGGAAGGCTCACTAATAATGGTCAGTTAGACTGCAACTTAACTTCACCACATCTTGTCTCTACATCTCCTATGAGTTCACTCTGATATCTCTTCTTATTGGACACTCACAATGCTGAGGGCCTGATAGACCTCCACTGTATGGATCCAGGCTAAGACAGGGGCCTTGTTGTCAGACGCCCCTCTGCCGTAGAGGTTTCCTTAGGGGTAGAATCAAAGTAATTATTTTCAAATAAATGTCCATTATGTTCAGCTCACATTGACATTTAACATGCATGTTTCAATTGCATCAGTTACATTTCATTGGTTCAAAATATGTATGGTAAAAATCATCCCACACCCAAGTACTTACTTAATTCCTTCACATTAGCTACAATATCTCATGGCTGTTAGTTGTAGATAGATGTTTCTATGCGTTGGGTCTAGAATGGATTACTGTAAAGCACTGTAAAAAATCCTTATAATACATTTGATTGCAGTGATTGTGAATGCTTGGAATCCATAGTTTACAGTTGGAACCCGTAACCTACCCTTGAAACATAGCCTACTGTTGCATCCCATAGCCTACTGTTGGAACCCATAGCCTACCCTTGAAACATAGCCTACTGTTGCAACTCATAGCCTACTGTTGGAACCCATAGTCTACCCTTGAAACATAGCCTACTGTTGCAACTCATAGCCTACTGTTGGAACCCATAGTCTACCCTTGAAACATAGCCTACTGTTGCAACCCATAGCCTACCGCTGGAACCCATAGTCTACCCTTGAAACATAGCCTACTGTTGCAACTCATAGCCTACTGTTGGAACCCATAGTCTACCCTTGAAACATAGCCTACTGTTGCAACCCATAGCCTACCGCTGGAACCCATAGTCTACCATTGGAAGCCATACCCAACCGTTGGAACCCATAGTCTACCGTTGGATACCATAGACTACTGTTGGAAGCCACAGCCTACCGTTGATGTCTGTCAGGTTGTAGGGTTCAGTGGTCCAGCCGTCCTCTAGCTTAGCAGGTTGGACATCCACATGTCCGTACACACAGACTGTCTGCTTACTGGGGTCATTGCCAAACTGGGCTGTCACCACCTTGGGTAAGGCCACTGTCTTGCCATCAGGCAGCTAAGCATGGTGATAAAAGACACGGTAGATGCAGAAAATGACCTGAATACAGTTTGCAAGGCAGGGAGCATTTCTGTTAACACCCAACTTTTAGTATTTATTTCTGCAAACCAGTCTGATCTGCTACCAAAGGACTTTAAAGACTAAGCTAAAAGCAAACAAAAAGATCCTGTAACATAATCATTATGTTGACCACATTCCAGAAAACTGACCTCTTGTACGCCGATGTCCACTAGTTCCACCTTCCCTCCCATGGCTTGTAGTTTCTCAGCCGTCATATCCATCATGCGATGGCAGTCTGGCCTCCTCAAGACATCACTGGAGTCGCTCTCTACAGCAACCCAGTCCCTCagagtctaacacacacacacacagtatttattTATAATGAATATTGTATTATCAGATAATAAAACAGACAACATCATTATTCTGTTTAGAAACTTGCCTGTACATATTCCTCCTGATGGCTGTCAACATACTGGCTCAGCTCATCATACTCAAATAAGtgatgaggatgaggagagaCACTTGATATAAAAACAAGGAGCATGGAAGGCAGTTGCCAGATCGTCATCTCTAAAAAGAATAGAATGATTTATTCACTGAAAATTAAGCAATGATGAAAGCAATTTAAGAAGAGacattaataaacaaattattaCATTCTTAAAAAGCTAATTGTTATATCTCATTATGTCTCACTACTCTTCTGTTCTTCAACTTTTAAACTATAACGACAAATAAAATAAGTCTTACCGTAGCCTTGTAAGTTTGGTACTTCTTTAATGTTGCCCTTGTCTTCAGAACCCACTGGACTGGAGTCTCCGGGGACAGACAGGGTTTTTATACCTCCGGTAACTGGCTCACCTCCTGATGGGAAGGGTCGTGAGGTCAAGCCTTTCCTGAAGAGAAGCCAAGCAAGCTGACAAATTACATTTTCTCGCTGACAGGCACAATTGTGGCACAATTGATCCAACTCCAAGAAAGAATGCATGCTGTGTCC is a window of Salmo trutta chromosome 37, fSalTru1.1, whole genome shotgun sequence DNA encoding:
- the LOC115176976 gene encoding cytosolic non-specific dipeptidase: MTIWQLPSMLLVFISSVSPHPHHLFEYDELSQYVDSHQEEYVQTLRDWVAVESDSSDVLRRPDCHRMMDMTAEKLQAMGGKVELVDIGVQELPDGKTVALPKVVTAQFGNDPSKQTVCVYGHVDVQPAKLEDGWTTEPYNLTDINGNLYGRGASDNKAPVLAWIHTVEVYQALSIDLPVNVKFIIEGMEETGSNGLDAMIVAQRDTFFSDVDYIIISDCGWLSRRPALTYGTRGNCYFFAEVEGPKQDLHSGVYGGTVIEPMTDLIGILDTLISPSGKILIPGIREAVASLSDEEWKMYQDIEFDIESFKSKIGVSQLMYSNKVDLLAHRWRYPTVTIHGIEGGFSGPGSKTVIPAKVIAKFSIRQVPNMDPAVVKKQVTDYLNSVFAKRKSPNKLKVTMIIGAKPWLADTKHPLYEAGKAAVKRVFNVEPDLIREGGTIPIAKTFEDVTGKSIIMMPIGGFDDGLHSQNEKMSRYNYIEGTKLFIAYLHEVAHLKKD